In Euphorbia lathyris chromosome 9, ddEupLath1.1, whole genome shotgun sequence, the following are encoded in one genomic region:
- the LOC136206528 gene encoding probable histone H2AXb, with protein MASTGGSTKGGRGKPKATKSVSRSSKAGLQFPVGRIARFLKAGKYAERVGAGAPVYLSAVLEYLAAEVLELAGNAARDNKKNRIVPRHIQLAVRNDEELSKLLGSVTIANGGVLPNIHQTLLPKKAGASKGDIGSASQEF; from the exons ATGGCTTCTACCGGCGGATCTACTAAAGGAGGAAGAGGCAAGCCTAAGGCGACGAAATCGGTGTCCCGTTCTTCGAAGGCTGGTTTGCAGTTTCCCGTCGGAAGGATCGCCAGGTTTCTTAAGGCTGGAAAGTATGCCGAGCGTGTCGGCGCTGGAGCTCCCGTTTATCTATCTGCTGTCCTCGAGTATCTTGCTGCCGAG GTTTTGGAGCTTGCAGGGAATGCAGCCAGGGATAACAAGAAGAATAGAATAGTGCCGAGGCATATTCAGCTTGCTGTGAGAAATGATGAAGAGCTAAGCAAACTTCTCGGCTCCGTTACAATTGCAAACGGTGGTGTTTTGCCCAACATTCATCAGACCCTCCTGCCGAAGAAAGCCGGTGCAAGCAAAGGCGATATTGGTTCTGCTTCTCAAGAATTCTAG